A region from the Benincasa hispida cultivar B227 chromosome 10, ASM972705v1, whole genome shotgun sequence genome encodes:
- the LOC120089478 gene encoding transcription factor HHO6-like has protein sequence MGSLPSELSLDFRPTFVPKTITDFFKEVSMIGNVSERVSKLNDFIKSLEDEMRKIDAFKRELPLCMILLKDAIVAVKEESMQCAVLKTQPVLEEFIPLKKEHDEEEDDFKKRKDYKDQKNWMSSVQLWNSNTNYTYDRKRDSKFETKRNEKGGPVVTQVPLQSCRNKNGEKIHMPFKPSYPMFPSAMAVRKENKEEFPIHGLSLCTPGIKNPIEESASTGSRTSGTRAVSSSTLTASVNLQSGMQQQKQQCSRKQRRCWSKELHRRFVSALQQLGGSQVATPKQIRELMQVDGLTNDEVKSHLQKFRLHARRLPASSAAPANQSVVVLGGLLVPQDPYGDSSKACSSQSGSPQGPLQLAGTGGDSMEDDDDVKSESYCWKSRIQKPGNEDA, from the exons ATGGGTTCGCTTCCTTCTGAACTCAGTTTGGATTTTAGACCCACTTTTGTGCCTAAAACGATCACCGATTTCTTCAAAGAGGTTTCGATGATCGGAAATGTGTCCGAAAGGGTCTCGAAGCTTAACGATTTTATCAAAAGTTTGGAGGATGAAATGAGGAAGATCGATGCCTTCAAACGAGAGCTTCCTCTCTGTATGATTCTCTTGAAAGATG ccATTGTAGCTGTGAAGGAGGAGTCAATGCAATGTGCAGTTCTTAAAACCCAACCAGTTTTGGAAGAGTTCATACCTCTAAAAAAAGAAcacgatgaagaagaagatgatttcAAGAAACGAAAAGATTATAAGGATCAGAAGAATTGGATGAGCTCTGTTCAGCTTTGGAACTCTAATACTAATTACACCTATGATCGAAAACGAGATTCCAAATTTGAAACTAAG AGAAATGAGAAAGGAGGCCCTGTAGTGACACAAGTTCCATTGCAATCTTGTAGAAATAAAAATGGAGAGAAGATCCATATGCCATTTAAGCCATCTTATCCCATGTTCCCTTCAGCCATGGCTGTGAGGAAGGAGAATAAGGAGGAATTCCCTATTCATGGGCTCTCTCTTTGCACTCCAGGAATAAAAAATCCAATAGAGGAATCAGCTTCTACTGGTTCAAGAACGAGTGGGACTAGAGCTGTTTCATCTTCCACTCTGACTGCTTCAGTGAATTTGCAAAGTGGAATGCAGCAGCAGAAACAGCAGTGCTCTCGCAAGCAGAGGAGATGCTGGTCGAAGGAGTTGCATCGACGTTTTGTTAGTGCCTTGCAGCAACTGGGGGGCTCACAGG TGGCCACGCCAAAGCAGATTCGAGAACTTATGCAGGTAGATGGCCTCACCAACGACGAAGTGAAGAGCCATCTGCAG AAATTCCGACTGCACGCAAGAAGACTTCCAGCATCTTCAGCCGCCCCTGCAAACCAATCGGTAGTGGTTCTCGGGGGATTATTGGTGCCTCAAGATCCCTACGGTGATTCATCAAAGGCTTGTAGTTCTCAATCTGGCTCACCGCAAGGTCCGCTTCAGTTAGCAGGGACAGGAGGCGACAGCATGGAGGACGATGATGACGTAAAATCGGAGAGCTATTGCTGGAAAAGCAGAATACAAAAACCAGGAAATGAAGATGCATAA